The window GACGGCGAGGTCAAACCGGCGGCGGTGGCGTCGGTGGCAAAACAGCTCTGGGACCAGGGCTGTTACGAGGTCTCGCTGGGCGACACCATCGGGGTCGGCACGCCGGCCAGGGCGCGGCAGCTGCTGCGCGCGGTCGCGGGCGAGGTCCCGATGGCCAACCTCGGCATGCACTTCCACGACACCTATGGCCAGGCGCTGGCCAACATCTATGCGGGCCTGGAGGAGGGCGCGCGTGTCATCGATTCCGCCGCCGGCGGGCTCGGCGGCTGTCCCTATGCGCCCGGCGCCACCGGCAATGTCGCGACCGAGGATGTGGTCTACATGCTGGAAGGCATGGGGATCAAAACCGGCATCGACATGACCAAATTGCTCGCGGCCACCAACACGGTGAGCGAGCTGATCGGACGGCCCCCGGTCAGCCGTGTCGCCTCGGCGTTGAATGCCAAGGCGAAGGCGGCACGGACGGCGTAGTCGCTAGGGCGTGTACCCCTAAATCCACTTGCCGGACGACGTCCGCATTACCATCGGAAACTGACAAAAGAGGCGCGCTTGGTCATGTCAGCTAAGTGCCAATAAGCGACATTGCGCACCGTAACGGCAGCAGCAAACCTCATTCAAAATCGATATGCTGAATGTGCTACAAGCGAACGCAGAGCGAGCCACTTTATCTTCGCGGGAGCACGCCATGACGCATATGCAACACTCACTGACAAAGGCCCTGGCATTCTTCAGTGCAATCGGATGTGTTCTTTTGACCGTCGCGCTCTCGACACCTATCGATCCTGCGATCAAGAACTTTTCGATAGGGGGATTTTCGCAAATTACCTCTTGGTACAAGGAACGGATTGATGCGGTCGACCCTTCGGGCAAGGACCTGTCGGGTGCAGTCATCGCCATTGCTAAAGAGGGCAAGCTTGCTTATCTTCAACCCATTGGCTTCCAAGATCGCGCCAAGACCATTCCCATGACGACCGACTCGATCTTCTGGATCGCGTCGATGACCAAGCCGATCACCAGTGTTGCAGCCATGATGCTGGTAGACGACGGCAAGCTCGATCTCGATGCTCCGGTCGCGAAATACCTGCCCGAGCTGAAGACCATGCAAGTCGCGACCGCGAAGCCTAACCCGGCGTCAGGGAAGATCGACATTGCGCTAGAACCGCCGAAGCGACCAATGACCGTGCGCGACCTGCTTCGTCATACTTCCGGCTTGGTCTATCCGCCGCAATTTGTAGATGAGCCGATCAACAGGCTCTACGCTAAGGCCGCTTTCGGGCCGGACAATTCCCTCGCCGAGTTTGTGACAAGTCTTTCGAGCTTGCCGCTGGCACACCAACCGGGTGAGGTCTGGGAATACAGCTGGGGCGTAGATGTTCTGGCGAGGGTTGTCGAAGTTGCTTCCGGCCAGCAGTTTGATCAATTCCTGCAGAGCCGCATTTTCAAGCCCCTCGGGATGGTTGACACCGGCTTCTATGTACCGAGCGAAAACCTCGGCCGCGTGGTCGAGGCACCAACGACGCGTCCTCCTCAATTTGACATCACAAGGCCGCGCAAGCTCGTTTCAGGTGGCGGCGGACTTGCCTCGACGGCTCTTGACTATTTGCGCTTCTGCCAAATGTTGCTCAATGGCGGTGAGCTCGACGGAGTTAGGATACTCGCGCCTGAGACAGTGAAGCTGATGACCGCCGACGCGCTACCATACGATGTTAGCTTTGTGGGCCGCAGTGTCGGCCCAGACCATGGGACAACGTTTGGCCTCGGCTTTGCCATTCGCACCAGTCGAACATCGAGCCTTAGTAGTCCCGGCGGGTCAGTCGGCAGTTTTGGCTGGAGTGGAGTTTGGGGGACGGAGTTCTGGGTTGATCCGGCGCAGAAGGTGATCGCTGTACAGATGATCCAGGCCGCACCAGAAAAGGTCAGCGATTACTTCACGGCGATGCGCAATCTGACGTACGGAGCGCTGAATATCTCGCAACATTGAGTTCTTCGCGCCTTGTCGAATACCGAAGGCGACCGCTGCCGCGCGGCGACGTGCAGAAGCGGATTGCCGAGGTCCGCAACGGGTCACAAGGCGATATCCCTGAGGTCCGGTCGCGCGTCCGCTTCGTCCCTGAAAGCGTGGCGTCCCAGATTTATGAGTACGCGCCCTAGTACCCACTTTTGATCAAACGTGATTCAGAATCGGTGGGCACGTACAGTGTTTGCTCGTGTCACTTGGCTATGATTCCGGGTACTAGCGCAGCGCCGATTGCAGGAACTGAAAGATCCGCGGATCCGTCGACTGCGCCACATTGAAGCGCAGAAAGCTGCCGGCCGACTGCGACAGGCTGAAGGCGTTGCCCGGCGCCAGAACGATGTTGGCGGCCAGCGCGCGTTGCGCCAGGTCGGACGCGTCGAATCCGTCCGGAAGGCGGCACCACAGGAAGATGCCGGCTTTCGGCTCCACCCAGGGCGTGATCCCGAGTTTGCGCAGACGGGCGCTGGTGCTGCCCATGGCATCGGCGAGACGCCCTCGCAGGGCATCCAGATGCTTGCGGTAGGTGCCGTCCTTCAGCGCCGCGAGCAGCAGTTCTGCGGCCAGCCGTCCGCTGCTGAAGGTCGTCGCGATCTTCAGATCGGTCAGTCCCTCTATCCAATCCGGCCGCGCGGCGATGTAGCCGCAGCGCACTGAAGCCGACAGCGTTTTTGAGAAGCTGCCGATCTGCACCACGCGATTGAGCCCGTCGAACGCCGCCAGGCGCGGCGCCGGCTCGTGCTCGAAGTCGGCGAAGATGTCGTCGTCGACAACGGCGAGATCATGCTGCTCGGCGAGTTTGAGGATCCGGTGCGCGGTGACCGAGGACAAGGATGCGCCGGTTGGATTGTGCAAGCCGGAATTGGTGATGTAGAGCCGTGGCCGCTCGCTGGCGAGCACCTGGGCGAAGGCTTCGACATCGGGGCCGTGAGGCGTAAAGGGAACGCCGACAATGCGGACGCGATGGGCGCGCAGCAGGGCATGGAAATTATAGTAGCCGGGATCGTCCACCAGCACCGTATCGCCCGGCTCGAGCAGGAAGCGGCAGACCAGGTCGATCGCCTGGGTGCCGGAATCGGTCAGCATGATCTGCTCGGGCGCCACCTCCACGCCGTGGTCGGTGAGGCGGCGCGACAGCAACTGCCGCAGCGGCCGCAGCCCGAGCGGAGATCCATAATCCGTTAAGACGGCATTGTCGGCGCGTGAGAGACCGCGTAACGCGCGGCGCAGGCTCGGCTCCGGCATCCACGATGGCGGCAGCCAGCCACAGCCGGGCTTCAGGACGTCGTCACCGGCTTCCAGCGACTGCCGCGAGATCCAGAATGGGTCGACCGAGCGATCGAGCCGTGGTCCCATGTCGGCCAGCGACAGCGGCGCCAGGTGCCCTGCGACATAGAAGCCGGAGCCGCGGCGGGACTGGATGACGCCTTCCGCCGCCAGCCGGTCATAGGCTTCCACCACCGTCGATTTGGAAACCCGCTGGGCGGCCGCGAACGCACGGATCGACGGCAGCTTGGCGCCCGGCGCCAGCGTGCGGGCTGCGATCCGCTGCCGCACTGTTTGCATGGTGCGTGCGACCAGGGTGCCTGCGCCGGTCAAATCGCTGGTT is drawn from Bradyrhizobium prioriisuperbiae and contains these coding sequences:
- a CDS encoding hydroxymethylglutaryl-CoA lyase codes for the protein MGDEVRIVEVGPRDGLQNEKTPITVEARIAFIEALIAAGFPTIEIGSFVSPKAIPQMANSDHVLQAVDHHADREFHVLVPNERGYDAAVTAGAQVIAVFASASEGFSRANINCTIAESIERFKPVLTRAKADGIKVRGYVSCVLGCPYDGEVKPAAVASVAKQLWDQGCYEVSLGDTIGVGTPARARQLLRAVAGEVPMANLGMHFHDTYGQALANIYAGLEEGARVIDSAAGGLGGCPYAPGATGNVATEDVVYMLEGMGIKTGIDMTKLLAATNTVSELIGRPPVSRVASALNAKAKAARTA
- a CDS encoding serine hydrolase domain-containing protein; its protein translation is MTHMQHSLTKALAFFSAIGCVLLTVALSTPIDPAIKNFSIGGFSQITSWYKERIDAVDPSGKDLSGAVIAIAKEGKLAYLQPIGFQDRAKTIPMTTDSIFWIASMTKPITSVAAMMLVDDGKLDLDAPVAKYLPELKTMQVATAKPNPASGKIDIALEPPKRPMTVRDLLRHTSGLVYPPQFVDEPINRLYAKAAFGPDNSLAEFVTSLSSLPLAHQPGEVWEYSWGVDVLARVVEVASGQQFDQFLQSRIFKPLGMVDTGFYVPSENLGRVVEAPTTRPPQFDITRPRKLVSGGGGLASTALDYLRFCQMLLNGGELDGVRILAPETVKLMTADALPYDVSFVGRSVGPDHGTTFGLGFAIRTSRTSSLSSPGGSVGSFGWSGVWGTEFWVDPAQKVIAVQMIQAAPEKVSDYFTAMRNLTYGALNISQH
- a CDS encoding PLP-dependent aminotransferase family protein, which produces MDETSDLTGAGTLVARTMQTVRQRIAARTLAPGAKLPSIRAFAAAQRVSKSTVVEAYDRLAAEGVIQSRRGSGFYVAGHLAPLSLADMGPRLDRSVDPFWISRQSLEAGDDVLKPGCGWLPPSWMPEPSLRRALRGLSRADNAVLTDYGSPLGLRPLRQLLSRRLTDHGVEVAPEQIMLTDSGTQAIDLVCRFLLEPGDTVLVDDPGYYNFHALLRAHRVRIVGVPFTPHGPDVEAFAQVLASERPRLYITNSGLHNPTGASLSSVTAHRILKLAEQHDLAVVDDDIFADFEHEPAPRLAAFDGLNRVVQIGSFSKTLSASVRCGYIAARPDWIEGLTDLKIATTFSSGRLAAELLLAALKDGTYRKHLDALRGRLADAMGSTSARLRKLGITPWVEPKAGIFLWCRLPDGFDASDLAQRALAANIVLAPGNAFSLSQSAGSFLRFNVAQSTDPRIFQFLQSALR